Genomic segment of Ignavibacteriales bacterium:
TAGACAAAAATTAAAAAAGAAATTATTTCGGGAGATAATTAAGCAATGTCAGAATTATTAGTACAGGCAAACACAAGACCTCTCACTACAAAAGGTGCTGTTAACCAATTGAGAAGAGATGGTAACGTTCCGGGAATTTACTATGCAAAAGGTGTTGATCCTATTGCAATATATATTACAGAACGTAATCTTAAACCTCTTGTTTTCACATCAGAGACACACATTATCAATCTTAAAATAGATGAAGGCGAAGAGAGAAAATCAATATTAAAAAATATTCAATTCGATCCTGTTACAGACAGAGTTGCACATTTCGATCTTCTAGGTATATCAGCTGATCAAGAAATTGAAATCGAAGTCCCAGTCGTTCTTGAAGGACAAGCTATAGGTGTACGCGAAGGCGGTATTGTTCAACATACAATGCACAAATTGAGCATCTCTTGTTTACCTGGAGATATTCCAGAGCATATTGTTATTGATGTTACAGAGTTAAGTTTAGGAAAATCTGTGCATGTACGCGATCTTAATTTTGATAAAGTAAAATTCTTGCATTCAGAAAATCAAATAATTGTTTCCGTTGTTATGCCTCGAGCAGTTGTTGAACCAACACCTGCAGAAGTTGTTCCGGGTGAAGAGAAACTTGAACCTGAAGTTATTAGCAAAGGTAAACCGACAGAAGAAGAAGAAGAGGAATAATTACAGTTTGCGTAGTATTGTAGGACTCGGAAACCCAGGCAAGAGATATGATTTTACCAGGCACAATGTAGGTTTTCAAATACTTGATCAGTTTGCAAAAAAGAATAAGATAAAATTTAAGGCCTCTAAAAGGGATTATTTTTATTCGGAAGGTTCATTAAGATCTTCCGATTTTTTTTTGATAAAACCTTCAACATACATGAACTTAAGTGGTGTTGCGGTTTTAGATTTTGTTAGTGAGTATTCCATTGATTTAGAAGATCTCTTAATTGTTTACGATGATGTAAATCTTCAACCAGGCCAAATTAGATTAAGAAGATCTGGAAGCGATGGCGGTCATAACGGAATTAAATCAATTATTTATCATCTTCAAAACGATTCTTTTCCTCGTTTAAGATTTGGTATAGGAAGTGAATTTGAAAAAGGTGACATGGCGGAATTCGTTCTTGATAAGTTTAGCAGTAATGAGATGAAATTAGTTGTAGAAAACATGGCATTTGCAGTTGAATTAATAGAACAATTTATTGCCGGGGGTTATAAATCAATGTTGGATCACTTCAGTAAACAATTGAAAGATAAGAATAATGCTGAAAATCTGAATATTACCGGTAATTAACTTTAAAAGAACTTTAATAAAATATTGCACCACTACTTAATTAATCATATTTTTTGAACCCAATTTATAAACCCTGCTTCCCGATTAATCGGGAGGCCATTAGACCATAGGGAGGTAAAGTAACAATGCGTAAAAGAACCTACGAAAGCGTTGTAATTATCAACGCAACTCTCGAAGACGAGCAAGTCGAAGCAACAATTTCACGAGTGCAAGAAACAATTACTACACACGGCGGAGAACTTATTGAACTGGATAAGTGGGGTAGAAAACGTCTTGCATATCCTATCAAAAAATCCAAAAGCGGTTACTATGTTGTTTTCAGATTTAGCGCTACAACTGATCTGGTTGCAACTCTTGAACGTAATTACAGATTGGATGAAAACATTATAAGATATTTAACCATTCAACTGGATAAATTTGCACTTGAAGCAATTGCAAAACAAAAAGAAGCTTCTAAAAATGCAGAACTGAATGCTCTAGAAGCTCAAACTAAAGTAACTGAAAGCCAAGTATAATTAAACATAAGATAAGTAACGGAGGAAATGATGGCTGAACTTAAGATGCCAGAACTTAATAGTATTATTATTGCAGGTAACTTAACAAAAGATCCTGTATTCAGACAAACTTCAAACAACACACCTGTTGTAAATTTTCATGTAGCTGCAAACAGACGTTATAAAGACAGCAGTAATCAATGGCAGGAAGATGTTTGTTATGTTGGTGTTGTTGCATGGAATAAATTAGCCGATAGTTGCAAAGACCGTCTTAAAAAAGGAAGTGCAGTACTAATTGATGGAGAACTTCAGAGCAGAACTTTCAAAACTGATGATGGTAAAAACAGAACTATTGTTGAAATAAAAGCAAAGAGAATTCAATTCTTAAATAAATTCAGCAAAACTACCACCAATGGCGAAGATGTAGTTGTTGAACCTGATGAAGCAGATTATGAGGATAATTCATTCGATAAATTTTTAACTGATGAGGAATCCGACTTAATGAAAGGCGGTAAAGCATGAGACCAACACAACAAAGAAATAACGGAATGAGAACTCAGAAGAAAGTTAAAAGAATAATTGATAGTTATATTGATTATAAAGAATCAAAACAACTTCTGAGATTTCTTACCGATCAAGGTAAAATAATTCCTCGTAGAATTACCGGGCTAACAGCTAAACAACACAGAGAATTAGTCCAGGCAATTAAGAGAGCAAGACAATTAGCAATTTTGCCATTCGTTTCAGAAGCAGTTAAGTAGGAGAGATAAGATGAAAGTAATATTAAGAAAAAAATTCGATCAGCTTGGAAAAGTTGGCGACGTATTAACTGTAAAAGACGGTTATGCAAGAAATTATTTAATCCCCCGTCAAATTGCTTATCAAGCAACTAAAGGAAATATTCTAGCACTTGAAGAAGAAAAGAAACAGATTCTTAAAAAAGAAGTCAAAGAATTAGAAGCTGCTCAAAAATTTGCATCTAATCTTGAAAAAGTTTCAATTACAATTCCGGTTAAGGTTGGCGAAGAAGATAAAATTTTCGGAACAGTTACAAACCAGATGATCTCCGACTCATTAAAAGAAAAAGGTTTCGATATTGAGAAGAGAAAAATTGAAATTACAGAACCGATCAAGTCACTCGGAATTTACACTGTTTCAATTAAACTTCACCCGAGTGTTTCTGCTACCGTTAAGACTTGGGTTGTAAGAGAATAGATAAAAAATATTTTACTGCCCCGATTATTTTCGGGGTTTTATTTAAACAATATTTTAATACTAATTTTAAAACTAAAAAACATATACCAGAATGAAAGAGCTAAGATTCAGAATCATTTTGATTGCAGGCGCAATTGCTCTCTGTTTATACTTACTCTATCCTACTTACAAAGATTATCAGAACAATAAAACAGTTACTGTTCAGTTAGAAGGATTACAGCAAAGTATTAAAAAGAGCAACCCCTCATTCACAAATGCTCAAATCAAAGATATTATAACATCTAAAAAAGACAGCATTCTAACAAACAATCCCGATTATCGTTCAGCTAGAGAAAAAAGAATTAAACTTGGCCTTGATCTCCAAGGTGGAATGTATCTTGTAATGGAAGTTAACACTGCTAAACTTTTAGAAAAATTAGCAAAAGATCCTGATGATCCATTCAAACAAATCTTAAAATCCTCCGAAGCTGAATCAAAACTTTCTGATGAAAATGTTGTTTCAATTCTTGCTAGAAAAATGAAGCAACAAGGAATCAGAATGAGCAGGTATTTCGGTTCTATACGAGAAGATGATGGTGTAATAACGTCTAAACTTCTTCAACAAGAAGCAGATGCTGTAACAAGAGCTATCGAAATTATTAGCAATAGAGTTAACCAATACGGCGTATCTGAACCAAGTATTCAAAAACAAGGTTCAAGAAGAATTGTTATTGAATTGCCAGGTATTGCTAGAGAAGAAGAAGCAAAAAGATTACTTCAAGGCAGTGCTTTATTGGAATTCAAATTAGTTAAAGATGCTAATTTTGCTATTCCTATAATGAATCAAATTGATCAAGCACTTGCAGGTAAAACAGAAAAAGACTCTGCTTCAGCAAAAAAAGATATTGCTTCAAAAACCGATACTACAAAGAAAGATCAAAAATTAACCGCCGAACAATTTGCAAAAGAACATCCGTTCTTTGCTATTGCCCGTTTACTCGATACTCAAGGAAGAATAGCAGATGCGTATGTTAAAGAAAGCGATAAAAGTAAAATAAACGCATTCCTAGAAAATCCTGAGGTGAAGAAAGTTGTTCCGGATAATATCGAATTCATTTATGATCAAAGACCGGAAAAAGATCCTAGCGGAGAAAAATATTTTCGAATGTATATGGTTAATAGAGAAGCATCTCTTACAGGCGGAGTAATAGTTGATGCTCAATCCAACATTGATCCTTCAACTTCAGCTCCTGTAGTTAATATGCAAATGAATTCAGAAGGCGCAAGAGATTGGGCTCAGATTACAGGATCAAATATTAATAAACGGTGTGCAATTGTTCTTGACGGAGTTGTTTATTCAGCACCAAATATTATTGGAAAAATTCCTTCGGGTAATTCACAAATTACAGGTTCCGCTAATCTTGATGAAGCAAAACTTCTTGAGATCGTATTAAAAGCTGGTGCACTACCGGCTCCTATTGAAATTCTTGAACAAAGAACAGTTGGACCATCACTCGGGCAAGATTCAATAAGTCAGGGATTCAATTCTACTTTATTAGGATTTATCCTCATCGTTTTATTTATGGCATTTTATTATAGAACGGGTGGTATCTTTTCGGGAGTAGCATTGATGGTAACTATTTTAAACTTGATGGGAATACTTGCTGGATTTGGTGCAACTTTAACTTTGCCAGGTATAGGCGGTATAGTTTTAACAATGGGTATGGCAGTTGATGCAAACGTTATTATTTATGAAAGAATTAGAGAAGAGATTAAATATGGCAAGACATTAAAAGCTGCTGTAGCAAGTGGATTTAAATTATCATTTGCACCAATATTCGATTCACACGTAACATCATTTATAACAGGATTAATTCTTTATCAATTTGGAAGTGGTCCTATTCAAGGTTTTGCTTTAACGTTAATGATCGGATTAGTAGTCAGTTTGTTCAGCCAGTTAGTTATTGTGAGAGTAATTTTTGATTATATGGTTGATAAAGGTTATAAAATTAATGTTGGTTAAATTTTAGGAGATTAAAAATAGATGCGACTTTTCGATAACTTAAATATTGATTTCATGGGTAAGCGCACTACCTTCTATTTTATTTCTGGTACCATTTTGCTTCTCGGTTTACTCGTAATTATTATCAAAGGAGTACAATTTGGTATAGATTTTAAAGGTGGCTCTGAAATAGCGCTTCAATTTGACAACCCAGTTGAAATTGCAACTATTCGAAATGAAGTTGATAAACTTGGTTTAGGAAATATGGAAGTTAAAACTTTTGGCGGTTCTACAGGAATTTTATTAAGAACTGAACTTCAAGAAATTCCTAAGAGCGTACTTCCTCATGTAAAAGCAAGAATTGAAACTCTGATCGGTAATATATATCCGGGCGTTCAAAAAACAATAAAGGACTCAGCTTCCAATTCTATAACATATTCCTTCCCAGATCCGCAAATAGCATCGGTCATCAGCAATAAATTATTTGAAGCTGGTTATCAAACTGTTCTAGGTTCTTCAGAAGCTTCAAATACTGCTGTTGTTGTTCGTCTTGGTATCGCAGATGTAATCAAAGAAAATTTATCACAAAAATTTAAAGATAATTCCTTTACTGTTTTGAAAGAAGATAAAGTTGGTCCAAAGGTTGGTAAGGAACTTGAACGTAATGCTGTGCTTGCTGTTCTTTTATCTCTAGTTGCAATTCTTATTTATCTCGGATTTAGATTTAAGTTTGCATTTGCTCTAGGAGCTGTTATTGCACTCTTTCACGATGTGTTACTTACATTGGGA
This window contains:
- the pth gene encoding aminoacyl-tRNA hydrolase; its protein translation is MRSIVGLGNPGKRYDFTRHNVGFQILDQFAKKNKIKFKASKRDYFYSEGSLRSSDFFLIKPSTYMNLSGVAVLDFVSEYSIDLEDLLIVYDDVNLQPGQIRLRRSGSDGGHNGIKSIIYHLQNDSFPRLRFGIGSEFEKGDMAEFVLDKFSSNEMKLVVENMAFAVELIEQFIAGGYKSMLDHFSKQLKDKNNAENLNITGN
- a CDS encoding 50S ribosomal protein L25, with amino-acid sequence MSELLVQANTRPLTTKGAVNQLRRDGNVPGIYYAKGVDPIAIYITERNLKPLVFTSETHIINLKIDEGEERKSILKNIQFDPVTDRVAHFDLLGISADQEIEIEVPVVLEGQAIGVREGGIVQHTMHKLSISCLPGDIPEHIVIDVTELSLGKSVHVRDLNFDKVKFLHSENQIIVSVVMPRAVVEPTPAEVVPGEEKLEPEVISKGKPTEEEEEE
- the secD gene encoding protein translocase subunit SecD; this translates as MKELRFRIILIAGAIALCLYLLYPTYKDYQNNKTVTVQLEGLQQSIKKSNPSFTNAQIKDIITSKKDSILTNNPDYRSAREKRIKLGLDLQGGMYLVMEVNTAKLLEKLAKDPDDPFKQILKSSEAESKLSDENVVSILARKMKQQGIRMSRYFGSIREDDGVITSKLLQQEADAVTRAIEIISNRVNQYGVSEPSIQKQGSRRIVIELPGIAREEEAKRLLQGSALLEFKLVKDANFAIPIMNQIDQALAGKTEKDSASAKKDIASKTDTTKKDQKLTAEQFAKEHPFFAIARLLDTQGRIADAYVKESDKSKINAFLENPEVKKVVPDNIEFIYDQRPEKDPSGEKYFRMYMVNREASLTGGVIVDAQSNIDPSTSAPVVNMQMNSEGARDWAQITGSNINKRCAIVLDGVVYSAPNIIGKIPSGNSQITGSANLDEAKLLEIVLKAGALPAPIEILEQRTVGPSLGQDSISQGFNSTLLGFILIVLFMAFYYRTGGIFSGVALMVTILNLMGILAGFGATLTLPGIGGIVLTMGMAVDANVIIYERIREEIKYGKTLKAAVASGFKLSFAPIFDSHVTSFITGLILYQFGSGPIQGFALTLMIGLVVSLFSQLVIVRVIFDYMVDKGYKINVG
- the rpsF gene encoding 30S ribosomal protein S6; its protein translation is MRKRTYESVVIINATLEDEQVEATISRVQETITTHGGELIELDKWGRKRLAYPIKKSKSGYYVVFRFSATTDLVATLERNYRLDENIIRYLTIQLDKFALEAIAKQKEASKNAELNALEAQTKVTESQV
- the rplI gene encoding 50S ribosomal protein L9, which produces MKVILRKKFDQLGKVGDVLTVKDGYARNYLIPRQIAYQATKGNILALEEEKKQILKKEVKELEAAQKFASNLEKVSITIPVKVGEEDKIFGTVTNQMISDSLKEKGFDIEKRKIEITEPIKSLGIYTVSIKLHPSVSATVKTWVVRE
- the secF gene encoding protein translocase subunit SecF; this encodes MRLFDNLNIDFMGKRTTFYFISGTILLLGLLVIIIKGVQFGIDFKGGSEIALQFDNPVEIATIRNEVDKLGLGNMEVKTFGGSTGILLRTELQEIPKSVLPHVKARIETLIGNIYPGVQKTIKDSASNSITYSFPDPQIASVISNKLFEAGYQTVLGSSEASNTAVVVRLGIADVIKENLSQKFKDNSFTVLKEDKVGPKVGKELERNAVLAVLLSLVAILIYLGFRFKFAFALGAVIALFHDVLLTLGIFVALYGVIPGLNLEFSVTVVAAFLTLVGYSTNDTVIVFDRVREQMKLHKTLSIEENMNHAINMTMSRTLITVFTVLLSIIVLLIFGGEVLRSFAFALFIGMITGTYSSIFVASAFVLEYAHRTKKNIQF
- a CDS encoding single-stranded DNA-binding protein, which translates into the protein MAELKMPELNSIIIAGNLTKDPVFRQTSNNTPVVNFHVAANRRYKDSSNQWQEDVCYVGVVAWNKLADSCKDRLKKGSAVLIDGELQSRTFKTDDGKNRTIVEIKAKRIQFLNKFSKTTTNGEDVVVEPDEADYEDNSFDKFLTDEESDLMKGGKA
- the rpsR gene encoding 30S ribosomal protein S18 — translated: MRTQKKVKRIIDSYIDYKESKQLLRFLTDQGKIIPRRITGLTAKQHRELVQAIKRARQLAILPFVSEAVK